The DNA region GGCGAGATAGCGCAGCGGCTGGCGCTTGGCGGTGGCAACCTTGCCGAAGAACAGGCCGTCGCCATGGACCTGCGTCAAGTCGCCGACCGGCTTGCCGTCCAGCGTCTGCGCTTCGACCCGCACGGCTTCGGGCATCAGGACGCAGGCAGTAAAATCCTTTCCGGCCGGATGCACGCCAAGCGTGGCGAAGGGATCGTCATCCAGCCCGCTGACCAGCCGGTCGATCTGTTCCGGCGTCAGCATCACCCTATCCCCTGCACCGGATCATGGCGCGATCTTCCAAATGTCGGCCGCATATTCGCGGATGGTGCGGTCGGACGAAAACCATCCCATGCGCGCGACATTGTGGATCGCCTTCTTCGCCCAGAGCGACTGGTCGGCCCACAGCGCATCGACGCGGCGCTGGGCGGCCGAATAGCTGTCGAAATCGGCGGCGAGCATGAACCAGTCATGGTCGTAAATGCCCTGCACCAGACCCTTGTAGCGATCCGGATCGTCGGGCGAGAAGACGCCGCTGGCGATGGCGTCGAGCGCCTGGCCCAGTTCGCGGCTCTGGCCGATGACGTCGCGCGGATTGTAGCCGTTGGCGCGCCGGTCGTTCACTTGCTGCGCCGTCAGGCCGAAGATGACGATATTATCTTCCCCCACATGATCGCGCATTTCGACATTGGCGCCGTCCAGCGTGCCGATGGTCAGCGCGCCGTTGACCGCGAACTTCATATTGCCGGTGCCCGACGCTTCCATGCCTGCGGTCGAAATCTGTTCGGACAGGTCGGCGGCGGGGATCATCACCTCCGCCATGGAAACATTATAATTGGGCACGAATTGCAGTTTCAGCAGCCCCTGCACCGCTGGATCATGATTAACCGCGCGGGCCACGTCGCCCGCCAGTTTGATGATCAGCTTGGCGTTGTGATAGCTCGATGCCGCCTTGCCGCCGAACAGTTTCACGCGCGGCACCCAGTCCCGTTCCGGGTGCGAACGGATCTGGTCGTAGAGCGCCACCGCTTCCACGATATTGAGCAGTTGCCGCTTATATTCGTGGATGCGCTTGATCTGGATGTCGAACAAAGCGGCGGGATCGATCCGGGCGTTGATCCGCTGGCGCAGCAAGTCGGACAAGGCGGCCTTGTTGGCGCGCTTCACTGCGACGAACTTATCCTGGAAGGCGCTGTCGTCGGCGAAGGTATCCAAGTCGCGCAACGCTTGCGGATCGTCCATGAACCGGTCGCCGATCGCTTCGCGGATCAGGCCGGTCAGGCCCGGATTGCACTGCATCAGCCAGCGACGGAAGGTGACGCCATTGGTCTTGTTGTTGATCCGTGTGGGATAGAGCGTGTGGAGGTCAGCGAAGACGGTGACCTTCATGAGATCGGTATGCAGCGCCGATACGCCATTGACGCTGTGCGACCCGGCAAAGGCGAGATTGCCCATGCGCACGCGCCGCTCGCCGCCTTCATCGATCAGCGAGATGGTGCCGATGGCGTCATCACTGAACTGGCCCGATTTGCGCGCTTCGCCCAGCAGCTTGCTGTTGATCGCATAGACGATCTGCATGTGCCGGGGCAGCAGCCGTTCGAACAACGGCACCGGCCAGCTTTCCAGCGCTTCGGGCAGCAGCGTGTGG from Sphingobium sp. HWE2-09 includes:
- a CDS encoding glycogen/starch/alpha-glucan phosphorylase, producing the protein MNLKGQTILPKPAPRQVDPEVLAHEIVERLTYRIGKNAEAAKPHDWLHAVILAIRDRVIDAWITSTQKTYEQEGRRVYYLSLEFLIGRLMRDAASNMEMLDDMQAALASLGVDIDIIAALEPDAALGNGGLGRLAACFMESMATVDVPAYGYGIRYVNGMFRQEISDGWQVELPENWLAHGNPWEFERREASYEIGFGGRVDPAEGDDAGPHQMHWRPAERVIATPYDTPIAGWRGKRVNTLRLWEAQPIDPILLDKFNAGDHLGALAESNRAESLTRVLYPANSSSAGQELRLRQEYFFSSASIQDIVRRHIQYFGDVRTLPDKAAIQLNDTHPAVAVAELMRILLDDHGVDFGDAWDITRRTFSYTNHTLLPEALESWPVPLFERLLPRHMQIVYAINSKLLGEARKSGQFSDDAIGTISLIDEGGERRVRMGNLAFAGSHSVNGVSALHTDLMKVTVFADLHTLYPTRINNKTNGVTFRRWLMQCNPGLTGLIREAIGDRFMDDPQALRDLDTFADDSAFQDKFVAVKRANKAALSDLLRQRINARIDPAALFDIQIKRIHEYKRQLLNIVEAVALYDQIRSHPERDWVPRVKLFGGKAASSYHNAKLIIKLAGDVARAVNHDPAVQGLLKLQFVPNYNVSMAEVMIPAADLSEQISTAGMEASGTGNMKFAVNGALTIGTLDGANVEMRDHVGEDNIVIFGLTAQQVNDRRANGYNPRDVIGQSRELGQALDAIASGVFSPDDPDRYKGLVQGIYDHDWFMLAADFDSYSAAQRRVDALWADQSLWAKKAIHNVARMGWFSSDRTIREYAADIWKIAP